Sequence from the Paenibacillus tundrae genome:
CACTTAAGCTACAGATGCGAACCATGGGGGAGTATACAGGCACGCAGGTTACGCTTGCTTACTTGGAAGGCATCATAGATCCTAAATTGTTACAAGAAGTAGAAGCTCGTTTGGCACAGTTGAAAGTACAAGACGTGTTAGAAAGCCAATACATAGAGGAGGGAATCATCGATCAGCGATTCTCGCCCTTTCCACAGATGATTGCAACGGAGCGGCCGGATGTGGTCACTGCTAATCTGTTAGAAGGAAAGTTTGCACTGCTTATCGATGGCACTCCATTTAGTTTAATAGCCCCGGTCACTTTGTTTTCCATGCTGCAGTCCCCTGAGGATTATTATCAAAATATGTTCATGAGTGTATTTGTTCGCTGGCTGCGCTACATCTTCTATGCACTGTCTCTGCTGCTTCCTTCGGCTTATGTAGCAATAACCACATTTCATCAGGAAATGGTTCCAACCGTGCTGCTGCTTAGTATTGCAAAAGCAAGAGAAGAGATTCCTTTTCCCGCACTTGTCGAAGCACTCATTATGGAAATATCGTTCGAAGCATTAAGGGAGGCTGGCATCCGGCTGCCTAAACAGGTGGGTGCGGCTGTGAGTATCGTTGGGGCGTTAATTATCGGCCAAGCGGCTACAACTGCGGGTATTGTCTCAGCTCCAATGATCATTATCGTCGCGATTACAGGAATTGCGTCGTTTATGATCCCTAGATATGCT
This genomic interval carries:
- a CDS encoding spore germination protein; this encodes MSTLEKTLLTGKLIEDEATLRTTFAGCSDVIFHSFRTACQTAALCVYCVGLCDTDRLERHVLGPLMEMKRNAEPTQVPMASSKTILALSQAVQAVMEGQALILMDGEVPGTLYPLYQVPSRTPEEPAAESTVRGSRDGFTESLSTNLSLLRMRIKTPALKLQMRTMGEYTGTQVTLAYLEGIIDPKLLQEVEARLAQLKVQDVLESQYIEEGIIDQRFSPFPQMIATERPDVVTANLLEGKFALLIDGTPFSLIAPVTLFSMLQSPEDYYQNMFMSVFVRWLRYIFYALSLLLPSAYVAITTFHQEMVPTVLLLSIAKAREEIPFPALVEALIMEISFEALREAGIRLPKQVGAAVSIVGALIIGQAATTAGIVSAPMIIIVAITGIASFMIPRYAASIAARLLRFPIMLMAGTLGLIGVMLGVILIVIHLSSLRSFGTPYLSPATPTSAQKLKDVWWRPTQENKSR